In Nymphaea colorata isolate Beijing-Zhang1983 chromosome 3, ASM883128v2, whole genome shotgun sequence, a genomic segment contains:
- the LOC116251650 gene encoding uncharacterized protein At4g06744-like produces the protein MAGRQPPAAGNAGGGRRAFSVTPVKLFFLFFLLSCLSPALTQQPSGPARQDLEIGIGIGIGGGGGNSSGGDCGCAPPPPPPDCPPPPPPPPPPPPPPPLSDLLFEQKLIIQKALQYVEDDPNNITCSWTGDDPCKYKGFFCAKRPGDKQLTIATLDFNRYNIAFHPKGLEQFSCLTDLAIFHANTNRFKGTIPAGFTKLKYLYEFDLSNNKLTGTFPDVASCIRNLAYFDIRFNSFAGRVSPSIFTVNLDVFFLNNDAFYGPIPDNLGNSPASVLSFANNKFSGNIPTSIKKMSETLIQVLFLNNQLSGCLRPEIGYLKKATVFDVGGNQLTGPIPLSFGCLQKVEQLNLAQNMLYGEIPEAVCLLGNLANLSLSHNYFTWEGPACRRLAERGLLDDRWNCIPGRPNQRSPEECAAFACKPKPCPDSPFECGTNLPCTLPSALLHPSPRITT, from the exons ATGGCCGGTCGCCAGCCTCCTGCCGCCGGTAATGCTGGTGGTGGACGTCGTGCCTTTTCCGTGACCCCCGTCAagttgttcttccttttcttcctcctctcttgtCTCTCACCTGCACTAACCCAACAGCCATCAGGGCCGGCCCGTCAGGACCTTGAGATCGGCATTGGCATAGGGATCGGTGGAGGCGGAGGCAATAGCAGTGGTGGAGATTGTGGATGCGCCCCACCGCCTCCTCCACCCGATTGcccgccaccgccaccaccgcCGCCACCTCCGCCACCGCCGCCACCATTAAGTGATCTTTTATTTGAACAGAAGCTTATCATCCAGAAGGCTCTGCAGTATGTGGAGGATGACCCCAACAACATAACGTGTTCGTGGACAGGCGACGACCCCTGCAAGTACAAGGGCTTCTTCTGCGCGAAGCGCCCAGGTGACAAGCAGCTTACCATCGCTACCCTCGACTTCAACCGCTACAACATCGCCTTCCATCCCAAGGGCCTCGAGCAGTTCAGTTGCCTCACGGACCTGGCCATCTTCCACGCCAACACCAACCGCTTTAAGGGCACCATCCCTGCAGGCTTCACCAAGCTCAAGTACCTCTACGAGTTCGACCTCAGCAACAACAAACTCACCGGCACCTTCCCTGATGTCGCCTCCTGCATCCGCAATCTCGCCTACTTCGACATTCGGTTCAACAGCTTCGCCGGCCGCGTCTCACCCTCCATATTCACCGTCAACTTGGATGTCTTCTTCCTCAACAATGACGCCTTCTACGGCCCCATCCCGGACAACCTCGGCAATTCCCCTGCCTCCGTCCTCAGCTTCGCCAACAACAAGTTCAGCGG AAACATTCCGACCAGCATCAAGAAGATGTCGGAGACGCTCATCCAGGTGCTCTTCCTGAACAACCAGCTGTCTGGCTGCCTGCGGCCGGAGATCGGCTACCTAAAGAAAGCGACTGTGTTCGACGTCGGGGGCAACCAGCTGACGGGCCCCATCCCGCTGTCGTTCGGGTGCCTCCAGAAGGTGGAGCAGCTCAACCTGGCGCAGAACATGCTCTACGGGGAGATCCCGGAGGCGGTGTGCCTTCTCGGCAACCTGGCTAACCTGTCCCTGTCCCACAATTACTTCACTTGGGAGGGCCCGGCCTGCCGACGCCTGGCGGAGCGCGGCCTGCTCGACGACCGCTGGAACTGCATCCCCGGCCGCCCCAACCAGCGTTCGCCGGAGGAATGCGCCGCCTTCGCCTGCAAACCCAAGCCTTGTCCGGACTCGCCATTCGAGTGCGGGACCAACCTACCCTGTACCCTTCCGTCCGCCCTTCTCCACCCTAGCCCCAGGATTACCACCTAG